The following are from one region of the Biomphalaria glabrata chromosome 4, xgBioGlab47.1, whole genome shotgun sequence genome:
- the LOC106077896 gene encoding uncharacterized protein LOC106077896 isoform X2 produces the protein MRTKVDKSHKKVSEEKLRLSLPSPKVVLNASECARLLDGKGKTSVLLVEKEGRMVAATSLTPPPSVSSTVSSLPIGSEANLKVIDSVTSLSSTDSLKKSMEPETVAGSKSEDSNNSALKEEVPANANKVILKPPKKRRGLDKKFESSSQPLGILNNGDIPHETSPLRESVDVISSAVLRATDAQSKQELPQKVDFSQKHSVENLLQHQPSSSLSCTNSLLLTNYSHHALFDTRTHHLSQTAHPVPLTVNITSPSSSLSISQPDSYQSIAPYHLALAPPPSQLYSHSPFTSSAHGPNHLTLPYCVASSHTSQTVVFNANLNAQTSQAITFLNKQVSPNEHSPSVCMSLLATAATNSLTLSPNFQHLPEQEEPMNLSKSCKPAVGAITLQSQNSVSCNDSRTAEDVSVNIVSQHSPAQGETEPKELNTEQCNQDAPLVKKADLKKQKKKNSKAQKTGIIELQDSTQETHSPLHNGIDDVNSKALKSHDAIEINSLCSSNTVIASKIVFPDPKVSTDLSSKVLSPLSEEKEPMKTVSDLNETPGLSSVSDGNAVNAHSPKSSKTELDQSQDTLEEPTNTATMSLTDDLLASNESISQTTDQSLTNETDPTKKSKRLPKKKAEIPMDEESSAHRRALYSETIDYVIANFVYIPEPVEDLVLTEEEEAAIKDQFEIQSETSIKAVVTIPEKKEEDSSVTLLCNQAHGQTQTDLSDSDSEPMPRLITPPKKRPIGMAAKSVAPRPRQEGKTNADRIDSILAFVVADVLNSTPPIESGLGDELLRQQKKIQEAQSIIQNSELVQNNNNKIGDNMLIQENKGVDSHNLDILVSKINKNNDDILLNVDKVNSDIKKVARVKKIRKKVNVPEKSSPPAKESLIDSEDIVKKDSDTVVKKKILQGTSDAVKEGDDNHIYHPSTAYSVDAMQVSDKDILITRVETSDIGESIASTSGGSEQDTPVHEPEIKYEMTSAEPNSAEKENQDTGLESGGDDNKPVKKYKKRLDFVKCAYCEHQARGRSALSRHMKKVHMLDVNMPYKCYKCDYGCTKMASLNRHLFTHGVFPCSRCSFVADERIKLGQHVMDQHKDKLDMKLCKVCNRYVKCDQVSIESHTETCEGPTPYKCSECEKEFKYASSLRVHYHTHFPDEPKKFKCDLCEYRTNYKANLHKHHKNMHASKDRDIQCPDCGKLFSTEDNMRRHRKVHTLARPFACEICKKTFKTTGALKGHHLIHTATRPYSCNIPGCNRNFRTPKFLKSHQEEFHRLVPKKFFCTVDGCNYSFFKRSHLKRHAITHTGERNFHCTWPGCSKSFRHADNLKVHFRSHTNEKPVQCHLCDFKCKQKNSLFWHKKKVHHIIDTSVCPKRSEVKSKVKEESENQIENPIMITGEGEKDVSPVQTPAQEADDVSVKESSSTSVLDTSVSLNSSGESSIHTDSTEKNEKSMEAKEESMGESLPERIEEQSPKPLMKEQSISTQTPISRDPKDLYEFNSDNESEEETPGNFRRDKIARAILPPLPPPPKELLRKNELLEKKEKEKKEKAEKREQEKKEKAEKKEQEKKERIEKKEQEKKDKAEKKLLEKKEKEEKKFLEKKEKEEKKEQERKEKEEKKEQERKEKEEKKEQERKEKEEKKEQERKEKEQEKKDKTEKKILEKKVDKKKNAKKLSSEWKRSSMESRKSSVDSKRSSVEITAEEKVESPVDHKPKFPKAMKRKRSLSAAHRVVSTVNEEPEQTRPSRKKKGQPQNGEPSPNKDEQTPSPAKRKKMLNKKIEIQEETPPKTSPRAVTRRVLAPKAPIVSKGKKRGKLAPPKRKPSARLLAKQKATAKVNKVVKASKAPKIVPKKRVLRKRSAAKVVEADEEEEEEEDEVEAMRCPDKEVVECKPEEKKFSPRRKSEEVKKTEAKSKEEIEEQLPLATIRPHSPAYSEEMMLQGKASPYRDFSDADTVEGDNDPDGDDDDKVLEKITKPNSPVEEITPDLQDADDNKEKEALSEPDKEDEEESKSVPPPEDESSDDEVSNDIPLTPPRAPAPPPMESSEDEMEPEPLVPPFSVPGPNTPFSVPGPNTPFSVPPPTNLIQQHSVHSEEAPMSVVQSVPSMEIHSQGSVEMQQPLGSVEINHPLSVEMSHPHGSVEMHHSHGSVDMHHPHGSVEMHHPHGSVEMHHPHGSVEMHHPHGSVEMHHPHGSVEMHHPHGSVEIHHPHGSVEMHSRSASNDMPAHNAGEMRTTGSSEMVQPHVEMHSSLSHTEHLASVRTPDTIGREVKYDLPPLQDQNHTTDADKEFFDQYLKNLSAANNRAANGGLEPLSSGLRELEAMVGKSHQDLREMGSKSPISSLPSSVITSLESALPLLAPGDLRARMDVFDRHHESLYVRDTPSSLPRLSDHQSATPLPPNPAFDAFSSLNSLHPAASVGSSREGSYLRQPDNLFPTPPVPSNFMAEAMFQHQAMSGPFLPPQPSDRSSLSRIPDTSQLQSNSSSLLRRSSTMPGTDMYSSPSMPQTMPRNPFANAWATQDARPTHWQTPYMSRQANMTTPSSFFPSKGNYLTGREFMFDPSVRQSAERAMFPSLSTSQTQDTFQLERFDLSNYFPNAMTPYASSTGTLDYTRTAHTAAAKPFDERYRQSTAASAGIPDFRGLPPSTGSSDMFSGLPSVNSGFNLYASNPMSYHHPQHMTDNVNSAFLSHSTSAQHAMFERDYAAAAHRGLYPQNTPYSFIDDRQYGAPSKLSHTHPVTPSTVPQDRDLMSRSNEPQMQDPYRSVLYRY, from the exons ATGCGCACCAAGGTTGATAAGAGCCACAAAAAGGTTTCTGAGGAGAAACTCAGGCTCAGCCTACCTTCTCCTAAGGTGGTGCTTAATGCCAGTGAGTGTGCTCGTCTTCTGGATGGGAAGGGGAAAACTTCTGTTCTTTTAGTGGAAAAAGAGGGCAGAATGGTAGCTGCCACTTCCTTGACACCTCCACCATCAGTGTCATCTACAGTTTCTTCTTTACCCATAGGCAGTGAAGCAAATCTTAAGGTCATTGATAGTGTGACTAGTCTGAGTTCTACTGACAGTCTAAAAAAAAGCATGGAGCCAGAAACTGTAGCTGGCTCTAAATCTGAAGATTCCAATAACAGTGCGCTTAAAGAAGAGGTGCCAGCTAATGCTAACAAAGTTATTCTTAAACCACCAAAAAAGCGAAGAGGCCTGGATAAAAAATTTGAATCCTCAAGTCAGCCACTAggaattttaaataatggggATATTCCACATGAGACTTCACCGTTGAGAGAATCTGTTGAtgtaattagttctgctgtgcTTCGTGCCACTGATGCACAGTCCAAACAGGAGCTACCTCAAAAGGTAGACTTTTCTCAAAAACACAGTGTGGAGAACTTGCTGCAGCATCAACCATCTTCTTCTTTGAGCTGTACCAATAGCTTGCTGCTAACTAATTATTCACACCATGCCCTTTTTGATACAAGGACTCATCATCTCTCACAGACAGCCCACCCTGTCCCATTAACAGTCAACATTACGTCACCATCATCGTCATTGTCTATATCACAGCCTGACAGCTACCAAAGTATTGCCCCATATCATTTAGCGTTAGCTCCACCACCATCCCAGTTGTACAGTCATTCACCTTTCACTTCTAGTGCTCATGGTCCAAACCACTTGACATTGCCCTACTGTGTAGCCAGCAGCCACACCTCACAGACTGTTGTATTTAATGCTAACCTGAATGCACAAACCTCTCAGGCTATTACATTTCTAAATAAGCAAGTGTCTCCCAATGAACATTCTCCTTCTGTGTGTATGTCTTTACTGGCCACTGCTGCCACCAATAGCTTAACACTCTCTCCGAATTTCCAACATCTACCTGAACAAGAAGAACCTATGAACCTCTCAAAATCATGCAAGCCTGCAGTGGGTGCCATCACGCTACAGTCTCAAAACAGCGTCAGTTGTAATGATAGCAGGACTGCAGAGGATGTCTCTGTAAACATTGTTTCCCAGCATTCCCCAGCACAAGGAGAGACAGAGCCAAAAGAATTAAACACTGAACAATGTAACCAAGATGCTCCTCTAGTAAAGAAAGCAGAtttgaagaaacaaaagaaaaaaaattcaaaggcTCAGAAAACAGGTATTATAGAATTGCAAGACTCGACACAGGAAACACATAGTCCCTTACACAATGGCATTGATGATGTGAATTCCAAAGCTTTGAAATCACATGATGCAATAGAAATTAATTCCCTTTGTTCCAGTAATACTGTTATTGCAAGTAAAATAGTTTTTCCAGATCCCAAAGTTTCTACTGATCTCAGTTCTAAAGTGCTTAGTCCCTTGAGTGAGGAAAAAGAACCAATGAAAACGGTGAGTGATTTGAATGAGACACCAGGTTTATCATCAGTCTCTGATGGAAATGCTGTTAATGCTCATTCACCGAAATCTTCAAAGACAGAATTAGACCAGTCCCAAGACACCCTGGAAGAACCAACCAACACAGCCACAATGTCTCTTACAGATGACTTGCTGGCATCCAATGAATCTATTTCTCAGACCACAGATCAGTCTCTTACCAATGAAACAGACCccacaaaaaaatcaaagcgACTTCCAAAGAAGAAAGCTGAAATTCCCATGGATGAAGAGTCAAGTGCTCATCGTAGGGCATTGTATTCTGAGACTATTGACTATGTCATTGCTAATTTTGTATATATTCCTGAACCAGTTGAAGACTTAGTTCTAacagaagaagaagaggcagctATTAAAGATCAGTTTGAAATTCAGAGTGAAACTAGCATCAAGGCTGTTGTAACGATTCCAGAAAAGAAAGAGGAGGACTCTTCTGTTACTTTGCTTTGTAATCAGGCACACGGTCAAACTCAGACTGATCTCTCAGATTCTGATAGCGAGCCAATGCCAAGGCTTATTACACCTCCTAAGAAGCGACCGATTGGCATGGCAGCTAAAAGCGTGGCACCACGTCCCAGGCAGGAGGGTAAAACTAATGCTGATCGAATAGACAGCATCCTGGCTTTTGTTGTGGCTGATGTTCTTAATTCAACGCCTCCTATTGAAAGTGGCCTTGGAGATGAGTTACTtcgacaacaaaagaaaattcagGAAGCACAGAGTATCATTCAAAATTCAGAACTTGTgcaaaacaacaataataaaattggGGATAACATGCTTATTCAAGAAAATAAAGGAGTAGACAGTCACAATCTTGATATTTTAGTttccaaaataaacaaaaacaatgatgACATCTTGCTCAATGTTGACAAAGTAAATTCTGACATAAAGAAAGTAGCTAGAGTAAAAAAGAtcagaaaaaaagtgaatgTGCCTGAGAAATCTTCACCCCCTGCAAAAGAGAGTCTTATTGATTCAGAGGACATAGTTAAAAAAGATAGTGACACAgtagttaaaaagaaaattttgcaAGGTACATCTGATGCTGTTAAGGAGGGTGATGACAATCATATTTACCACCCATCCACAGCTTACAGTGTTGATGCCATGCAAGTTTCTGATAAagatatcctcatcaccagAGTAGAAACATCAGATATAGGTGAAAGCATTGCCTCAACATCTGGTGGCTCTGAGCAGGATACGCCCGTCCATGAGCCAGAGATTAAATATGAAATGACGTCTGCAGAACCCAACTCTGCGGAGAAGGAGAATCAGGATACTGGGCTTGAGAGTGGTGGGGATGACAACAAGCCTGtaaagaaatacaagaagagGCTGGACTTTGTCAAGTGTGCCTACTGCGAACATCAGGCTAGGGGCAGGTCAGCCCTCAGTCGTCACATGAAGAAGGTGCACATGCTGGATGTCAACATGCCTTACAAGTGTTACAAATGTGACTATGGGTGCACAAAAATGGCCTCACTAAACAGGCATCTCTTCACCCATGGTGTGTTCCCTTGTTCCCGCTGCAGCTTTGTGGCTGATGAGAGGATTAAACTAGGTCAGCATGTTATGGACCAGCATAAGGACAAGCTGGACATGAAGCTATGTAAAGTGTGTAACAGGTATGTCAAATGTGACCAAGTCAGCATAGAGTCACACACGGAGACATGTGAAGGTCCAACACCATATAAATGCTCTGAGTGTGAGAAGGAATTTAAATATGCATCATCACTTCGG GTCCATTACCACACTCACTTCCCAGACGAGCCCAAGAAGTTTAAATGTGATCTGTGTGAGTACAGAACAAATTACAAGGCGAACCTACATAAACACCACAAGAACATGCATGCTTCCAAGGATCGGGATATTCAGTGTCCAGACTGCGGGAAGCTCTTTTCTACAGAAGACAATATGAGAAGGCACAGAAAG gttCACACTTTGGCACGACCCTTTGCTTGTGAAATTTGTaagaaaacttttaaaactacTGGAGCATTGAAAGGACATCATTTAATCCACACAGCCACAAGGCCTTATTCGTGCAATATTCCAGGGTGTAACAGAAACTTCCGAACACCAAAGTTCCTCAAGAGCCATCAAGAAGAATTCCATAGGCTGGTGCCCAAAAAGTTCTTTTGCACAGTGGATGGTTGTAACTATTCATTCTTTAAACGCAGTCACCTCAAACGTCATGCAATTACACATACTG GTGAACGCAACTTCCACTGTACTTGGCCTGGATGCAGTAAATCGTTTCGACATGCAGACAACCTTAAAGTTCATTTCCGCTCACACACAAATGAAAAACCGGTGCAATGCCATCTCTGTGACTTCAAGTGCAAGCAAAAGAACTCATTGTTCTGGCACAAGAAGAAAGTGCACCATATTATTGATACCTCAGTGTGCCCCAAGCGAAGTGAGGTGAAGTCAAAAGTGAAGGAAGAAAGTGAAAACCAGATAGAGAATCCCATCATGATCACGGGAGAAGGAGAGAAGGACGTATCACCAGTTCAGACTCCTGCTCAGGAAGCAGATGATGTCAGTGTCAAAGAGAGTTCTAGCACCTCTGTGTTAGACACAAGTGTATCATTAAACAGCAGTGGGGAGTCTAGCATTCATACAGACAGCACAGAGAAAAATGAAAAGAGTATGGAGGCTAAGGAGGAATCAATGGGGGAAAGTCTTCCTGAACGTATTGAAGAACAGTCACCTAAGCCCCTTATGAAAGAACAGAGCATCTCAACACAAACTCCAATCTCAAGGGATCCAAAAGACCTGTATGAATTTAATTCGGATAATGAATCAGAGGAGGAGACGCCTGGAAATTTCAGAAGAGACAAGATTGCAAGGGCTATTCTCCCTCCTCTCCCCCCTCCACCTAAAGAGTTGTTAAGGAAGAATGAATTgctagagaagaaggagaaagagaagaaagaaaaggcTGAAAAACGGGAAcaggagaaaaaagaaaaggcagaAAAGAAGgaacaagagaaaaaagaaagaattgaaAAGAAAGAGCAAGAGAAAAAAGATAAGGCAGAGAAAAAATTGCTAGAGAAGAAGGAAAAGGAAGAGAAAAAATTTCTGGAGAAGAAGGAAAAGGAAGagaagaaagaacaagaaaggaaggaaaaagaagagaagaaagaacaagaaagaaaggaaaaggaagaaaagaagGAGCAGGAACGGaaggaaaaggaagaaaagaaagaacaagaaaggaAGGAAAAGGagcaagaaaagaaagacaagactgagaaaaaaatattggaaaAGAAagtagataaaaagaaaaatgctaaGAAACTTTCAAGTGAATGGAAGAGAAGTTCAATGGAATCCAGGAAAAGTTCAGTTGATTCTAAAAGGAGTTCAGTAGAAATAACTGCTGAAGAAAAAGTAGAAAGCCCTGTAGATCACAAGCCTAAATTCCCAAAAGCAATGAAGAGAAAGAGATCTTTGTCAGCTGCTCACAGAGTAGTGAGTACAGTTAATGAGGAGCCAGAACAGACAAGGCCTAGTAGGAAAAAGAAAGGTCAACCTCAGAATGGTGAGCCATCACCAAACAAAGACGAGCAAACACCTTCCCCAGCTAAAAGGAAGAAgatgttgaataaaaaaatagaaattcagGAAGAAACGCCTCCCAAAACCTCTCCTAGAGCTGTCACTAGAAGAGTTTTAGCACCGAAAGCACCCATTGTGAGCAAAGGAAAGAAAAGGGGAAAATTAGCTCCTCCTAAAAGAAAGCCAAGTGCAAGGCTTTTAGCCAAGCAAAAAGCAACTgctaaagtaaataaagtagttaaagcAAGCAAAGCACCAAAAATAGTTCCAAAGAAAAGAGTTTTAAGGAAAAGATCAGCTGCAAAAGTTGTAGAAgcagatgaagaagaagaagaagaggaggatGAAGTAGAAGCTATGAGATGCCCAGATAAAGAAGTTGTTGAATGCAAACCGGAAGAGAAGAAATTCTCACCGCGTCGAAAGTCTGAAGAAGTGAAGAAAACTGAAGCCAAGTCTAAAGAGGAGATTGAAGAACAGCTTCCACTGGCCACCATTAGGCCCCACTCTCCAGCGTACTCTGAGGAGATGATGCTCCAAGGGAAGGCTAGTCCTTACAGAGACTTTTCTGATGCTGATACTGTTGAGGGAGATAATGATCCTGATGGGGATGATGATGACAAAGTGCTAGAAAAGATTACAAAACCTAATAGCcctgtggaagaaataacaccAGACCTGCAGGATGCTGATGATAACAAAGAGAAAGAAGCTCTGTCAGAACCTGACAAAGAGGATGAGGAAGAATCTAAATCTGTTCCTCCACCTGAAGATGAATCTTCAGATGATGAAGTGAGCAATGACATACCTCTCACACCACCCAGAGCACCTGCACCGCCTCCTATGGAAAGCTCTGAAGATGAAATGGAACCAGAACCTTTGGTGCCCCCATTTTCTGTGCCAGGACCCAATACCCCATTTTCAGTTCCTGGCCCTAATACTCCCTTCTCAGTTCCACCACCAACCAATCTCATTCAGCAGCACTCTGTCCATTCAGAAGAAGCTCCTATGTCTGTTGTACAGTCTGTTCCGTCAATGGAAATCCATTCACAAGGCTCAGTGGAAATGCAGCAACCCCTTGGCTCAGTGGAAATAAATCATCCTCTTTCTGTAGAAATGAGCCATCCCCATGGCTCTGTGGAAATGCATCATTCCCATGGCTCAGTAGACATGCACCACCCTCATGGTTCTGTTGAAATGCACCACCCTCATGGTTCTGTTGAAATGCACCACCCTCATGGCTCTGTTGAAATGCACCACCCTCATGGCTCAGTTGAAATGCACCACCCTCATGGCTCAGTTGAAATGCATCACCCTCATGGCTCAGTTGAAATTCATCATCCTCATGGCTCAGTTGAAATGCACTCCCGTAGTGCATCAAATGATATGCCAGCTCACAATGCTGGTGAAATGAGGACTACCGGGTCGTCAGAAATGGTACAACCCCATGTTGAAATGCACAGCTCACTGTCCCATACGGAGCACTTAGCATCTGTAAGAACACCTGATACTATAGGAAGAGAGGTCAAGTATGATCTACCACCTCTACAAGATCAGAATCACACCACTGATGCTGATAAGGAGTTTTTCGATCAGTATCTTAAAAACTTGAGTGCCGCAAACAACAGAGCAGCTAATGGGGGACTAGAACCTTTGTCAAGCGGACTGAGAGAGCTGGAAGCTATGGTTGGAAAGTCACATCAGGATCTACGGGAAATGGGCAGTAAGTCTCCCATCAGCTCTCTCCCTAGTAGTGTCATCACAAGCCTTGAAAGTGCATTGCCATTACTTGCACCTGGAGACCTTCGTGCAAGAATGGATGTTTTTGATAGACACCATGAGTCCTTGTATGTGAGGGACACACCGTCATCACTACCCAGGCTCTCTGATCATCAGTCTGCCACACCATTACCTCCAAACCCAGCATTTGATGCATTCTCATCTTTAAACTCGCTTCATCCTGCTGCCTCAGTGGGCAGTAGCAGAGAGGGCAGTTATCTAAGACAGCCAGACAATCTTTTCCCGACACCTCCTGTCCCTAGTAATTTTATGGCTGAAGCCATGTTTCAGCATCAGGCTATGTCTGGGCCTTTTCTTCCCCCTCAGCCATCAGACAGGAGCAGCTTATCTCGTATTCCTGATACTTCTCAACTGCAGTCAAACTCTTCCTCCTTGTTGCGCAGGTCTAGTACCATGCCAGGAACTGATATGTATTCATCTCCCTCTATGCCCCAGACCATGCCAAGAAATCCATTTGCTAATGCTTGGGCTACTCAGGATGCCAGGCCTACACACTGGCAAACTCCTTACATGTCAAGGCAAGCAAATATGACAACCCCTAGCTCATTTTTCCCTTCCAAAGGTAACTATCTGACCGGTAGAGAATTTATGTTTGATCCCTCTGTCCGCCAGTCTGCGGAAAGGGCCATGTTCCCGTCCTTGTCTACCAGCCAAACTCAAGATACCTTCCAGCTAGAAAGATTTGATTTAAGCAACTATTTTCCAAATGCTATGACACCATATGCTAGTTCAACAGGCACTTTGGACTACACCAGGACTGCACACACTGCCGCAGCAAAACCATTTGATGAGCGCTACAGACAATCAACCGCCGCTTCAGCTGGGATTCCTGACTTCCGTGGCCTACCCCCGTCCACTGGCTCCTCAGACATGTTCTCTGGCCTACCCAGCGTGAACAGCGGCTTCAATTTGTATGCCAGCAATCCAATGTCATATCACCACCCTCAGCACATGACAGACAATGTAAATAGTGCGTTCTTGTCCCACTCCACCTCAGCGCAGCATGCCATGTTTGAAAGAGACTATGCGGCTGCTGCACACAGAGGGCTGTATCCACAAAATACACCATATTCATTTATAGACGACCGCCAGTATGGTGCACCATCCAAGTTGTCACACACACATCCTGTTACTCCGTCAACAGTGCCCCAAGACAGAGACTTAATGAGCAGATCTAATGAACCCCAGATGCAGGATCCTTATCGCAGTGTTCTCTAcagatactaa